A stretch of the Meles meles chromosome 19, mMelMel3.1 paternal haplotype, whole genome shotgun sequence genome encodes the following:
- the ANKRD11 gene encoding ankyrin repeat domain-containing protein 11 isoform X1, with amino-acid sequence MPRGGCSRTPQHEDASLSSDMVEKQTGKKDKDKVSLTKTPKLDRSDGGKEVRERASKRKLPFTVGANGEQKDSDTEKQGPERKRIKKEPVTRKAGLLFGMGLSGIRAGYPLSERQQVALLMQMTAEESANSPVDTTPKHPSQSTVCQKGTPNSASKTKDKVNKRNERGETRLHRAAIRGDARRIKELIGEGADVNVKDFAGWTALHEACNRGYYDVAKQLLAAGAEVNTKGLDDDTPLHDAANNGHYKVVKLLLRYGGNPQQSNRKGETPLKVANSPTMVNLLLGKGTYTSSEESSTAESSEEEDAPSFAPSSSVDGNNTDSEFEKGLKHKAKNPEPQKTVTPVKDEYEFDEDDEQDRVPPVDDKHLLKKDYRKETKSNSFISIPKMEVKSYTKNNTIAPKKAAHRILSDTSDEEDVGVTVGTGEKLRLSAHTILPGNKTREPSNSKQQKEKNKVKKKRKKETKGKEVRFGKRSDKFCSSESDSESSESGEDDADSVGSSGCLKESPLVLKDPALFSSLSASSTSSHGSSAAQKHNPSHADPHTKHWRTDNWKTISSPAWSEVSSLSDSTRTRLTSESDCSSEGSSVESLKPVRKKQEHRKRGVLSEKKNSFHASVDGAIPKLDKEGKVVKKHKTKHKHKNKEKGLCSVSQELKLKSFTYEYEDPKQRPEKAILLDNDVSGDNKLKALKHDRDHFKKEERLGKMKSEEKEWLFKEEVVKVSKDEKSLKRIKDMSRAFREEKDRLSKAEKEKLVKEKSPKEEKLRLYKEERKKKSKDRLSKLEKKNDFKEDRLSKEKEKTFKEEKEKLKKEKVYKEDSSAFDEYCNKSQFLESEDTKFSLSDDQQDRWFSELSDSSFDFKGDDSWDSPVTDYRDVKSDPVARLILETVKEDSKDKKRENKGREKRDYGDKRSDRDVFFRKKDRDCLDKSCERRKEQVEKHKGVPSCLPDKKRRESAEGGRDRKDLLESTKERKDSRAKPEEAYREELKELGGEASFKDRPDCDFGKGLEPWERLHPAREKEKKEKVKLEKYKDKSSDKDKSEKSILEKCQKDKEFDKCFKEKKETKEKHKETHSKDKERKASLDQVREKREKTFPGLLPEDVPERKDEKKGKEKSWYIADIFTDESEDEKDAHAAGGLRLGEAGDAPRADGAPDADRPRKHSADRQHSEKQKDRELREKKKEKGVPEGSKDKKEKILEKHKDKKDKDCAEKYKDRKDRASVESTQEKKSKQKPPEKVERKLPAEDKAKSRHRERPDREHGRDRKASRSVEAEKSLLEKLEEEGLHAYREDSNDKASEVSSDSFTDRGQEPGLSALLEVSFTEPPEEKVKEKERHRHSSSSSKKSHDRERIKKDKSEKREKSDDYKDSGGRKDPSQYDKDFSDADAYGIPYGSKADAEDGLDKAIELFSSEKKEKNDSERETSKKVEKELKPYGSSAASALKERRRREKHREKWRDDRDKHRDRHGDGLLRHHKDEQKPVARDKDNPPNPLRDKCREESLKLSETKLKEKFRENPEKEKGDPAKVSNGNEKLPVSREPGKRDARPREKLLGDGDLMMTSFERMLSQKDLEVEERHKRHKERMKQMEKMRHRSGDPKLRERTKPMEDARKKSLDAAPKRPPAAEPAPRDRKPKDSAPPAENKPPPGPAADARDWLAGPHMKEVLPASPRPDQGRPTGVPTPASVVSCPSYEEAMHTPRTPSCSADDYSDLLFDCADPQPVSSTSARACSPSFFDRFSVATSGISETASQTPTRPLCTSLYRSVSVDIRRTPEEEFSAGDKLFRQQSVPAAPAYDSPGQHLEDKAPGPPGPAEKFTCLSPGYYSPDYGIPSPKADALHCPPAAVVTVTPSPEGAFSGLQAKSPPAHRDELLAPSMEGALPPDLGVPLDATEAQQATAAIIPPEPSYLEPLDEGPFSTVITEEPVEWTHPAASEQGLSCSLMGGTPENPVSWPVGPDLLLKSPQRLPESPQHFCPSEAVHPAAAGPFGATEPPYPGSPDSYPLSATEPGHEGAKGDAAETVPASVSAPEEPAAFAPTSRLEPFFTNCKPLPEAPPDMAPEPACLTTVTQVQALGPMESNFLENGHDLSALGQVEPVPWPDGFPSAEDDLDLGPFSLPELPPLQAKDVSDVETEPIEETALAPPEETAPGLPVVPNGGDGPAAAAEDQPVLPPDQGAPRLPTEPEPEPPEEPKPDATLEAAVEGGAVSEARVPEDSDSSLGPAVAPPEEQPPPGGGEEEAEGQDPPAASHGVPDAPGDGSAQALAADGAGPLDGAGLDGPLGGVQPDATEPEPKPAAEAPKAPKVEEIPQRMTRNRAQMLANQNKQSSPPSEKEPAPAPRAKGRCCEEDDPQAQHPRKRRFQRSSQQLQHQLHTSTRQTREVIQQTLAAIVDAIKLDAIEPYHSDRSNPYFEYLQIRKKIEEKRKILCYISPQAPQCYAEYVTYTGSYLLDGKPLSKLHIPVIAPPPSLAEPLKELFKQQETVRGKLRLQHSIEREKLIVSCEQEILRVHCRAARTIANQAVPFSACTMLLDSEVYNMPLESQGDENKSVRDRFNARQFISWLQDVDDKYDRMKTCLLMRQQHEAAALNAVQRMEWQLKVQELDPAGHKSLCVNEVPSFYVPMVDVNDDFVLLPA; translated from the exons AGAAGCAGGGTCCTGAGCGGAAGAGGATCAAGAAGGAGCCTGTCACCCGGAAGGCCGGACTGCTGTTTGGCATGGGGCTGTCCGGGATCCGAGCCGGCTACCCCCTCTCCGAGCGCCAGCAGGTGGCTCTCCTCATGCAGATGACTGCCGAGGAGTCCGCCAACAGCCCAG TAGACACAACACCAAAGCACCCCTCCCAGTCGACAGTGTGTCAGAAGGGGACGCCTAACTCTGCCtcaaaaaccaaagacaaagtgAACAAGCGCAACGAGCGTGGAGAGACCCGCCTGCATCGCGCGGCCATCCGCGGGGACGCCCGGCGCATCAAGGAGCTCATCGGCGAGGGTGCGGATGTCAACGTCAAGGACTTCGCAG GCTGGACGGCGCTGCACGAGGCGTGTAACCGCGGCTACTATGACGTCGCCAAACAGCTGCTGGCCGCGGGGGCGGAGGTGAACACCAAGGGCCTGGACGACGACACGCCCCTGCACGATGCGGCCAACAACGGGCACTACAAG GTGGTGAAGCTCTTGTTACGGTATGGAGGGAACCCTCAGCAAAGCAACCGGAAAGGCGAGACGCCGCTAAAGGTGGCCAACTCCCCGACCATGGTGAATCTCCTGTTGGGCAAGGGGACCTACACGTCCAGCGAGGAGAGCTCTACCG CAGAGAGCTCGGAGGAGGAAGACGCCCCGTCGTTTGCACCTTCCAGCTCCGTTGACGGCAATAACACGGACTCTGAGTTTGAGAAGGGCCTGAAGCACAAGGCTAAGAACCCAGAGCCCCAGAAGACTGTGACCCCCGTCAAGGACGAGTACGAGTTTGACGAGGATGACGAGCAGGACAGAGTCCCTCCCGTGGAtgacaaacatttactgaaaaaggattacagaaaagaaactaaatcaaatagttttatttctatacccaaaatggaagtgaaaagttACACTAAAAATAACACAATTGCACCAAAGAAGGCGGCTCATCGCATCTTGTCAGATACATCGGACGAGGAGGATGTCGGTGTCACTGTGGGGACGGGAGAGAAGCTGAGACTCTCGGCACACACGATACTGCCTGGTAACAAGACACGGGAACCCTCCAATTCcaagcagcagaaggaaaaaaataaagtgaaaaagaagcgaaagaaagagacaaaaggcAAAGAAGTGCGATTTGGGAAGAGGAGTGACAAGTTCTGTTCGTCAGAGTCAGACAGCGAGTCCTCGGAGAGCGGCGAGGACGACGCGGACTCGGTGGGGAGCTCCGGCTGCCTCAAGGAGTCCCCGCTGGTGCTGAAGGACCCGGCCCTGTTCAGCTCTCTGTCCGCCTCCTCCACCTCGTCCCACGGGAGCTCCGCTGCCCAGAAGCATAACCCCAGCCACGCAGACCCTCACACCAAGCACTGGCGGACGGACAATTGGAAAACCATCTCCTCGCCAGCCTGGTCTGAGGTGAGCTCTTTATCAGACTCCACAAGGACGAGACTGACAAGCGAGTCTGACTGCTCCTCTGAGGGCTCCAGCGTGGAGTCGCTCAAGCCCGTGCGGAAGAAGCAGGAGCACAGGAAGAGGGGCGTCCTGTCGGAGAAGAAGAACTCTTTCCACGCCAGCGTGGATGGCGCCATCCCCAAGCTGGACAAGGAGGGGAAGGTCGTCAAGAAACACAAAAcgaaacacaaacacaaaaacaaagagaaagggcTGTGCTCGGTCAGTCAGGAACTCAAGCTGAAAAGCTTCACCTACGAGTATGAGGACCCCAAGCAGAGGCCCGAGAAGGCCATACTTCTGGACAACGACGTTTCCGGCGACAACAAGTTGAAAGCCTTGAAGCACGACAGGGACCACTTCAAGAAGGAGGAGAGACTTGGCAAAATGAAGTCTGAGGAGAAGGAATGGCTCTTTAAAGAGGAGGTGGTCAAGGTTTCCAAGGATGAAAAGTCCCTGAAGAGAATCAAAGACATGAGCAGGGCTTTCCGAGAAGAAAAGGACCGTCTGAGTAAAGCGGAAAAGGAGAAGTTAGTGAAGGAGAAGTCTCCTAAGGAGGAAAAGCTGAGGCTGtacaaggaggaaaggaagaagaagtccAAAGATAGACTCTCAAAATTAGAGAAGAAGAATGATTTCAAAGAAGACAGActttcaaaggagaaagagaaaactttcaaagaagagaaagaaaaactcaaaaaagaaaaggtttataAGGAAGACTCGTCCGCTTTCGACGAATACTGTAACAAAAGTCAGTTTCTGGAGAGCGAAGACACCAAGTTCAGCCTTTCTGATGACCAGCAGGACAGGTGGTTTTCCGAGCTGTCTGACTCGTCCTTCGATTTCAAAGGGGACGACAGCTGGGATTCTCCGGTGACGGACTACAGGGACGTGAAGAGTGACCCTGTGGCCAGGCTGATCCTGGAAACCGTGAAAGAGGACAGCAAGGACAAGAAGCGGGAAAACAAGGGCCGCGAGAAGCGAGACTATGGGGACAAGCGGAGCGACAGAGACGTTTTCTTCCGGAAGAAGGACAGGGACTGTCTGGACAAGAGCTGCGAGAGGCGGAAGGAGCAGGTGGAGAAGCACAAAGGCGTCCCCAGCTGCCTCCCTGACAAGAAGAGGAGGGAGTCTGCAGAGGGCGGACGGGACAGGAAGGACCTCCTCGAGAGCACCAAGGAGCGGAAGGACAGCCGGGCCAAGCCCGAGGAGGCGTACCGGGAGGAGCTGAAGGAGCTGGGCGGTGAGGCCAGCTTCAAGGACAGGCCCGACTGCGACTTCGGGAAGGGCCTGGAGCCCTGGGAGAGACTGCACCCCgccagagaaaaggagaaaaaggagaaagtgaagttagagaaatacaaagacaAGTCCAGTGACAAAGATAAAAGCGAAAAATCTATCCTGGAGAAATGTCAGAAGGACAAGGAATTTGATAaatgttttaaagagaaaaaagagactaAGGAGAAGCATAAAGAGACACACAGCAAAGACAAGGAGAGGAAAGCGTCTCTGGaccaagtgagagagaaaagggagaagacttTCCCTGGGCTTCTCCCCGAGGACGTCCCCGAGAGGAAGGacgagaagaaggggaaggagaagagctGGTACATCGCAGACATCTTCACCGACGAGAGCGAGGACGAGAAGGACGCACACGCGGCCGGCGGGCTCCGACTCGGGGAGGCCGGGGATGCGCCGCGGGCTGACGGCGCCCCGGACGCTGACCGGCCCCGGAAGCACTCCGCCGACCGGCAGCACTCGGAGAAACAGAAGGACCGGGAGCTccgagagaagaaaaaggagaagggggTCCCAGAAGGCAGCAAAGACAAGAAGGAGAAAATTCTCGAGAAGCACAAAGACAAGAAGGACAAGGACTGTGCCGAAAAGTACAAGGACAGGAAAGACCGGGCGTCCGTCGAGTCCactcaggaaaagaaaagcaaacagaagccCCCAGAGAAGGTGGAGAGGAAGCTGCCTGCTGAGGACAAGGCCAAGAGCCGGCACCGGGAGAGGCCGGACAGGGAGCACGGCCGGGACAGGAAAGCGTCAAGGAGCGTGGAGGCCGAGAAGAGCCTGCtggagaagctggaggaggagggcctgCACGCCTACAGGGAGGACTCCAACGACAAGGCCAGCGAGGTGTCCTCGGACAGCTTCACGGACCGCGGGCAGGAGCCAGGCCTCAGCGCCCTCCTGGAGGTGTCCTTCACAGAGCCCCCAGAGGAAAAGGtcaaggagaaagagaggcaCAGACACTCTTCGTCCTCGTCCAAGAAAAGCCACGATCGAGAGAGAATCAAGAAAGACAAGTccgagaagagagaaaagagtgatGATTACAAGGACTCTGGCGGCAGGAAGGACCCCAGCCAGTACGACAAGGACTTCTCTGACGCCGACGCTTACGGGATTCCTTACGGCTCGAAAGCCGACGCGGAGGACGGGTTAGATAAAGCCATCGAGCTCTTCTCctctgagaagaaagagaagaacgATTCTGAAAGAGAAACCTCCAAAAAGGTAGAGAAAGAGCTGAAGCCCTACGGGTCCAGCGCCGCCAGCGCCCTCAAGGAgcggaggaggagggagaagcaccGGGAGAAGTGGAGGGACGACAGGGACAAGCACCGGGACAGGCACGGGGACGGGCTCCTGCGGCACCACAAGGACGAGCAGAAGCCTGTGGCCAGAGACAAGGACAACCCCCCAAACCCACTCAGAGACAAGTGCCGGGAGGAGAGCCTGAAGCTCAGTGAGACCAAACTGAAGGAGAAGTTCCGGGAAAACCCCGAGAAGGAGAAGGGTGACCCAGCGAAGGTCAGCAACGGAAACGAGAAGCTGCCAGTGTCCAGAGAGCCGGGCAAGAGAGACGCCCGGCCCAGAGAGAAGCTTCTGGGGGACGGTGACCTGATGATGACCAGCTTCGAGCGCATGCTGTCCCAGAAGGACCTGGAGGTCGAGGAGCGCCACAAGCGGCACAAGGAGCGGATGAAGCAGATGGAGAAGATGCGGCACCGGTCCGGGGACCCGAAGCTCAGGGAGAGGACGAAGCCCATGGAGGACGCGCGCAAGAAGAGTCTGGACGCCGCTCCCAAGAGGCCGCCGGCAGCGGAGCCCGCTCCCAGGGATAGGAAGCCCAAGGACTCGGCCCCACCCGCTGAGAACAAGCCCCCCCCGGGACCGGCCGCGGACGCGAGGGACTGGCTGGCGGGGCCACACATGAAAGAGGTCCTGCCCGCTTCGCCCCGGCCTGACCAGGGCCGGCCCACCGGGGTGCCCACACCCGCATCCGTGGTGTCGTGCCCCAGCTATGAGGAGGCCATGCACACGCCCAGGACGCCGTCCTGCAGCGCCGACGACTACTCTGACCTCCTCTTCGACTGCGCAGACCCCCAGCCCGTGTCCAGCACGTCCGCCCGCGCCTGCTCCCCATCCTTCTTCGACAGGTTCTCCGTGGCCACGAGCGGGATTTCGGAGACCGCAAGCCAGACGCCTACGAGGCCGTTGTGCACAAGCCTTTACCGTTCGGTGTCCGTCGACATCAGGAGGACCCCCGAGGAAGAGTTCAGCGCCGGGGACAAGCTGTTCCGGCAGCAGAGCGTCCCCGCCGCGCCCGCTTACGACTCCCCAGGGCAGCACCTGGAGGACAAGGCTCCTGGGCCCCCGGGTCCTGCCGAGAAGTTCACCTGCTTGTCTCCGGGGTACTATTCCCCGGACTACGgcatcccctcccccaaagcGGACGCCCTGCACTGCCCGCCTGCGGCCGTGGTCACCGTCACGCCCTCCCCAGAGGGTGCCTTCTCTGGTTTACAAGCAAAGTCCCCCCCTGCACACCGAGATGAGCTGTTGGCCCCATCCATGGAGGGAGCCCTTCCCCCTGACTTGGGCGTTCCTCTGGACGCCACTGAGGCCCAGCAGGCCACGGCCGCCATCATCCCCCCGGAGCCCAGCTACCTGGAGCCGCTGGACGAGGGGCCCTTCAGCACGGTCATCACCGAGGAGCCCGTCGAGTGGACGCACCCAGCGGCCTCGGAGCAGGGCCTCTCCTGCAGCCTGATGGGGGGCACCCCTGAGAACCCGGTCAGCTGGCCTGTGGGGCCGGACCTCCTGCTTAAGTCCCCCCAGCGACTCCCTGAGTCCCCACAGCATTTCTGCCCCAGTGAGGCCGTCCACCCTGCTGCTGCGGGGCCCTTTGGCGCCACAGAACCCCCTTACCCGGGCTCCCCTGACTCGTACCCTCTGTCGGCCACCGAGCCTGGACACGAGGGCGCCAAGGGTGACGCAGCAGAGACGGTCCCGGCCTCCGTCTCTGCCCCAGAGGAGCCAGCGGCCTTTGCCCCCACCTCCAGGCTGGAGCCCTTCTTCACCAACTGCAAACCGCTGCCGGAAGCGCCCCCGGACATGGCCCCAGAGCCGGCATGTTTGACCACCGTGACTCAGGTGCAGGCTCTGGGGCCCATGGAAAGTAACTTCCTGGAAAATGGGCACGATCTGTCGGCCCTTGGCCAGGTGGAGCCGGTGCCTTGGCCTGACGGCTTCCCCAGCGCTGAGGATGACCTGGATCTGGGGCCCTTCTCGCTGCCAGAGCTTCCCCCTCTTCAAGCGAAAGACGTTTCTGATGTTGAAACAGAACCTATAGAGGAGACTGCCCTCGCTCCTCCGGAAGAGACCGCCCCGGGGCTCCCTGTCGTCCCAAACGGTGGGGATGGCCCTGCGGCAGCTGCCGAGGACCAGCCTGTGCTGCCTCCTGACCAGGGGGCCCCGCGGCTCCCCACCGAGCCGGAGCCTGAGCCTCCCGAGGAGCCCAAGCCAGATGCCACATTGGAAGCTGCGGTGGAAGGGGGGGCCGTGTCGGAGGCGAGGGTCCCCGAGGACTCGGACTCCAGCCTGGGGCCCGCGGTGGCGCCCCCCGAGGAGCAGCCGCCGCCGGGGGGCggagaggaggaggctgagggccAAGATCCGCCGGCCGCGTCCCACGGCGTGCCTGACGCCCCCGGGGACGGCTCGGCCCAGGCGCTCGCGGCGGACGGGGCTGGCCCCCTCGATGGTGCCGGTCTCGACGGACCTCTGGGCGGCGTCCAGCCTGACGCCACGGAGCCGGAACCCAAACCCGCGGCCGAAGCCCCGAAGGCCCCCAAAGTGGAGGAGATCCCGCAGCGCATGACCCGGAACCGGGCGCAGATGCTGGCCAACCAGAACAAGCAGAGCTCGCCGCCCTCGGAGAAGGagcccgcgcccgcgccccgcGCCAAGGGCCGCTGCTGCGAGGAGGACGACCCGCAGGCCCAGCACCCCCGCAAGCGCCGCTTCCAGCGCTCCAGCCAGCAGCTGCAGCACCAGCTGCACACGTCCACGCGGCAGACGCGGGAGGTGATCCAGCAGACGCTGGCCGCCATCGTGGACGCCATCAAGCTGGACGCCATCGAGCCCTACCACAGCGACCGGTCCAACCCGTACTTCGAGTACCTGCAGATCAGGAAGAAGATCGAGGAGAAGCGCAAGATCCTGTGCTACATCAGCCCGCAGGCCCCGCAGTGCTACGCCGAGTACGTCACCTACACGGGCTCCTACCTGCTGGACGGCAAGCCGCTGAGCAAGCTGCACATCCCCGTG ATTGCGCCCCCTCCTTCCCTGGCGGAGCCCCTGAAGGAGCTGTTCAAGCAGCAGGAGACCGTGCGGGGAAAGCTGCGTCTGCAGCACAGCATCGAGCGG GAAAAGCTCATTGTCTCCTGCGAGCAGGAGATCCTGCGGGTTCACTGCCGGGCGGCGAGGACCATCGCGAACCAGGCGGTGCCGTTCAGCGCCTGCACCATGCTGCTGGACTCGGAGGTCTACAACATGCCGCTGGAGAGCCAG GGCGACGAGAACAAGTCCGTGCGCGACCGCTTCAACGCCCGCCAGTTCATCTCCTGGCTGCAGGACGTGGACGACAAGTACGACCGCATGAAG ACGTGTCTCCTGATGCGGCAACAGCACGAGGCCGCGGCCCTCAACGCCGTGCAGAGGATGGAGTGGCAGCTGAAGGTCCAGGAGCTGGACCCCGCCGGGCACAAGTCCCTGTGCGTGAACGAGGTGCCCTCCTTCTACGTGCCCATGGTCGACGTCAACGATGACTTCGTGCTTCTGCCGGCCTGA